The stretch of DNA TATCAATCACAGAATATCTTTGTAAAAAATGGAAGAATTAGAATTGTGGATTTTCAGTCAGCAAGGATTGGGCCATTAACCTATGACCTTGCATCTTTATTAAGGGATGCGTATGTTCGTATTGATAGAAAAAATGAAAATAAATTAATTTCGTATTATTTGAGTTGTTTGGAGAAAAAGAAAGTAAAGATTGCAAAAGAAAAATTTTTTGAAATTTACCAGATTACCGCTATCCAGAGACATATGCAGGCGCTCGGTGCCTTTGCAAACCTTTCACTGAATAAAGGGAAAACGCACTTTAAGAAGTATATCCCGCGCGGACTAAGATTGCTAATTACTGAATTAGAGAGTAGCGAATTCAGCAAATTATTCTTCAACATTTCATCAATTAAACAATTAAACAATTGTTTAAGTATTTAACCATGCAATATATGGAACTGTGCAGATTTTTAGATAACTGTGTTAAATTAAAAAAGATTCCTGGAGCAGTATTGTGGGTTGGGAATAATAAAGATGTTTACATTTATGAAGTATTTGGTTATCGGCAGATTTTTCCCAGAAAAGAGAAATTAAACAAAGATACAATCTATGACCTTGCCTCGCTGACAAAACCTCTGTGCACCGCAATGGCGATTATGTTGCTATTTGAAGAAAAAGAGATTAAACTCAATGACCGTATTGAAAAATATCTCCCTGATTTCAAAGATAAACCGAATGGTAAAAAGACAATAAAGGAATTACTCACCCACACCTCCAGTTTGCCTGCCTGGTTTCCATTATATTTACTCAATCCACAGGAAAGGATTGATTATCTTTCCCGTATAAATACAGGCAAAAAAGAAGTCGTTTATTCGTGTTTAGGATATATCATTCTTGGATTGATGATTGAAAGAATTACAAATCAAGGTCTGGATATTTTTTGCAAAGAAAAAATATTTAAAAGATTGCGTTTGAAAAATACACTGTTCAATCCATCAAAAAAAATAAAAAACATTGCTCCTACTGAGTTAGGAAACGAGCACGAAAAACAAAAGGCAAAAGCGTATGGTGATATATCAAATGTAAAATGGCGTGATTATTTAATTAAGGGCGAAGTTCATGATGGAAATTGTTTTTATGCATTTAATGGTGTTTCCGGAAATGCAGGACTATTCTCTAACGCTGAAGAACTGGCGAAAATAATGCGGGCATATTTAAATGGTGAGATTGTAAAACCGAGTACTTTGAGATTAATGATTAAAGACTGGACCGGGGGCAAAGAAAAAAGGGGGCTTGGCTGGTGGATGAATCCCTATCCAGGAATTTTATCCAATTCAGCATTCGGGCACACCGGATTCACCGGCACAATGATTATGGCTGACCCGAAGAAAAATTTAATAGTGATATTATTATCTAATAGCGTCCACCCAGAAGTACATCTCGGCAGGATGCCCAAGATAAGAAAAAAAGTTGTGCAATTGCTTGTATGCTGTTTTACATAAATTCATGAAAATAAAACGGGTACAGCAAGATTTTAAAGAAGCCCTTGAAGATAATTTCTGACCCAGAAGTGTTTCAGTTCTACTTGAGATTTTTCAACTAAGTCATTTATGCAAAGCTAAAGTTTTATTCGACATCGTTTCATAGTCGGATAGTCTAATAGTTTTATTGTTTGATGATTAGATGTTTCTATGGCTGGAGTTAAGGCGTGAACCTTTTATCTCCATTTACCATTATGCGCTTTATATCCCGTGCTAACCCCTTGCTTGGGTTAATAATTGGACCGTTGGATGGTTAATCCAGACATGTTTATCCTACGGCTAATTTCTTCACTTCTTTTGCAAAATATTCTTTAACCTCTTTCCAGACGACTGGTTTTATCATCTTCGGCATTTTGTCCTTCTCTGCATCATCAAAAAAAATTAAACTTTTCTGAATGTGGATGAAATTAGAAGCTGAATTTTGGTATTTTCTATCATAAAAATTCAATATTTCAGTTAAACTATAACCTGCCTTGCATGTAAAGTACAAATCAATAAAATCTCTTTTTAATCCACGGGTTGCTATTGCATCAATTTTCATAGCCGCAATGTCTCTAATATCGGCGATATTTAGTAACTGGTATTTTAATGGTTTGAAAAGCAAAGGATATTTATATACAAAAAGGCTGAATCTCACTCCTTCAAAAATTCCCAAAACCGTTCCTTTATCTGCCTGTTCTTCTTTAAATACTCCTAACTGAGATAACCGGGCAGAAAATATTTTCGGTATAAAATCCTTTGGTGTGAAGAAATCAAGATCAACTGAGATACGATGTCCTAATTGGAGTGCGACTCCTGTGCCACCAGCCAGGTATGCATCTTTCAGAATCTTTGACTGCCCTAATAGGGCCAGATTCTTCTTTGCTTTTTTTGTAAGTGTTTGTTCAAACATCGCACCTTCTCTTTAGGTAAATCCAAAATAACTGCCCAATAGTTAGCGCTCTTTTTTGAAAAACCACGACTTTCAATCAGTACCTTGCGCATTTCTGATTTTTTAAAATTTTTCCATAACCAAGCAACCGCTTTTTCATCACCATATTCCATAATCCGCCTGAGAATATAAATACGATATTTTTTAATATCTAACTTATCTAAATCTGTCTCCCAGAAATATTTTTTTATGCATTTGGGTATGCTTTTCATACCATCTATTATACCAGATTTTATCAGGAATTCAAGTAGAAATTGATTTTATATCAGTGAACTTTTTAAGAAGAATTTTGATAATTGGTCAATGGATATGAGGTTTAAAATTTTGAGTCAATTTGAGACTGAAGCAATAAATTTTGCAAAAAGTTGTCTGGAACACGGGAACAAAAATGATGCACGAAAAATACTACAAAAAGTCTTGAAGATAATTCCGGATTCACAAGAAGTAAAGGGATTGTTGGATGGCTTGATGGTTGGATAGTTGGGTGGGTAGATGGTTTTATGGTTAATTACATTGTAGGGCAAACCTTTAGGTTTGCATTTTTTGTTTCTGCAAGGTTTAAAGCCTTGCCCCCAAGTTTCTCAAAATCCCCAATTACTCAATATCTATGGACAAACGCAAAATAACCAACGGTCAATCCTGCTCCATCCCAGCATAAATCTTTCCAAGAAAAATGTCCTTTTTTCTTTTTATCATAAATTTCTTTTCCTAATCCTACTATTGCAGTAAATGATACAGAAAAAATTTTACTTTGATTTTCATCATGATTCAAACGATTAACCAGGGTATGATAACTGAGCCCGACGATTGATGCAGAAAAATAAAAGTGTAAAAATTTATCCTGAGAAAACCATTCATCGCGCGTTATCTTTATTGTCGGCTTGATTTCAGGTGTTTTATATATTTTTAAAGAATCATTGAGTGAATCATTTTTCTGCGCAAAGATAAAAATAAAAGGCAATACTATTAAGATCATTATTCTCTTCATTTTTTCAACCATGTTTTTATTTCTTCATATAATCTTTTATTACCAATTTTTTTGGATAGTGCTATTACCCGTCGTAAAGTATTCATACAATTATAATCACGATAATAGTCTAATTTTGCTTTTAAAAATTGTAATTCTAATCTATATACATCCATTTCACACCCATTCAACAATTTACAAATCCTTGAATATACCGATAGAGCCTTTTTAATATCATATGTAAGATAAATATTTATGAGTGTTTTACCTATTTCAAAAATTAGTTCATAATCTTTTATTGAATTTAATAAATTTTCTAACTGTTCTATTAAATATTTATCTTGTTGATTGGCATAATTAAATTTTATATTTACGCTCATAATTTTCAGAAAAATTTTATGCCTTTGTTTTAAGTCTTTTTTTATTAAAGTATTAATAATTGGCTTTAGTTTTAGAATTTTTCCTTCTGCTTTTTTATGATGTAAAAATTTGAATTCATCAAATAAAA from candidate division WOR-3 bacterium encodes:
- a CDS encoding serine hydrolase, producing the protein MELCRFLDNCVKLKKIPGAVLWVGNNKDVYIYEVFGYRQIFPRKEKLNKDTIYDLASLTKPLCTAMAIMLLFEEKEIKLNDRIEKYLPDFKDKPNGKKTIKELLTHTSSLPAWFPLYLLNPQERIDYLSRINTGKKEVVYSCLGYIILGLMIERITNQGLDIFCKEKIFKRLRLKNTLFNPSKKIKNIAPTELGNEHEKQKAKAYGDISNVKWRDYLIKGEVHDGNCFYAFNGVSGNAGLFSNAEELAKIMRAYLNGEIVKPSTLRLMIKDWTGGKEKRGLGWWMNPYPGILSNSAFGHTGFTGTMIMADPKKNLIVILLSNSVHPEVHLGRMPKIRKKVVQLLVCCFT
- a CDS encoding nucleotidyl transferase AbiEii/AbiGii toxin family protein yields the protein MFEQTLTKKAKKNLALLGQSKILKDAYLAGGTGVALQLGHRISVDLDFFTPKDFIPKIFSARLSQLGVFKEEQADKGTVLGIFEGVRFSLFVYKYPLLFKPLKYQLLNIADIRDIAAMKIDAIATRGLKRDFIDLYFTCKAGYSLTEILNFYDRKYQNSASNFIHIQKSLIFFDDAEKDKMPKMIKPVVWKEVKEYFAKEVKKLAVG
- a CDS encoding tetratricopeptide repeat protein; protein product: MDMRFKILSQFETEAINFAKSCLEHGNKNDARKILQKVLKIIPDSQEVKGLLDGLMVG